A region of Streptomyces sp. WMMC500 DNA encodes the following proteins:
- a CDS encoding TetR/AcrR family transcriptional regulator, which translates to MNQVPQAATDAAVPAITGAEAGLGLRERKKLRTRQAIRAAARRLIDERGYDATTIEQIAAAAEVSPSTVFRYFPSKEHIVLTDDYANFTMAFLRERLTDEPPLAAMRGVLTDMVRGFAEDFSEDYRWRRQLVRQVPAVRALVGESQDRWIDTVSEVLAERAGVPADNLELRVLVGAVTGALHQVLWGDRGEDTDLVAMIQRALVVLEAPDSFGRPGTTG; encoded by the coding sequence ATGAACCAGGTCCCCCAGGCGGCGACCGACGCCGCGGTGCCGGCGATCACCGGTGCGGAAGCCGGCCTCGGCCTGCGCGAGCGCAAGAAGCTGCGCACCCGCCAGGCGATCCGTGCCGCGGCCCGCCGGCTGATCGACGAACGCGGCTACGACGCGACGACGATCGAGCAGATCGCCGCCGCCGCCGAGGTCTCGCCGAGCACCGTCTTCCGCTACTTCCCCAGCAAGGAGCACATCGTCCTGACGGACGACTACGCCAACTTCACCATGGCCTTCCTGCGGGAGCGCCTCACCGACGAACCCCCGCTGGCGGCCATGCGCGGGGTGCTGACCGACATGGTGCGCGGCTTCGCCGAGGACTTCAGCGAGGACTACCGGTGGCGCCGGCAACTCGTACGCCAGGTGCCCGCGGTGCGGGCCCTGGTGGGCGAGTCCCAGGACAGGTGGATCGACACCGTCAGCGAGGTGCTGGCCGAACGCGCCGGCGTGCCCGCCGACAACCTCGAACTGCGTGTCCTGGTCGGCGCCGTGACCGGCGCACTCCACCAGGTGCTGTGGGGAGACCGCGGCGAGGACACCGACCTGGTGGCGATGATCCAACGAGCCCTGGTGGTGCTGGAGGCGCCCGATTCCTTCGGGCGCCCCGGCACCACCGGATAG
- a CDS encoding MFS transporter — MAVKNRWLALVGLTISVLVIGFDTTILNVALPTLAAETGASAGELQWIIDSYAVVYAAAMLPAGLLGDRFGRRKLLITGLVIFLGGSVMGTFVDTPGALIGARTIMGLGAALIMPLTLSLIPTLFKGEEQTKAIAIVTVGVSIGLPLGPLISGWLLDHFWWGSVFVINIPLVAVGILAAVLLIPETKDPTAPRIDIISAVLGILGLGALVYGVIEAPAEGWGDPVILATMTGGALMLVGLVLREKRQPRPMVDLELLRNPTFGWNTLFLILGMFVFMGLLFVLPQYLQVIQGNDAFGTGLRLMPLMAGMIVVARIVPPLSVRFGTRPLVVTGLLIMSTAMFIGSATDENTGYGYAVVWMVLVGLGTSMVMVPALDTALGVLPKGKEGTGSSLSTTLRQVGGAVGIALLGSVLNAVFTNEIDTGGVPAQAAETAEESVVAAQAVAAQLDMPQLAQSAESAFVSGMSAVLLICGIAGVVAAVLAVLKLPDSRENRTAEDKPADTEDVTLDKTDTKPGAETGAGGEEKAGQPLTEALSDAADGAGK, encoded by the coding sequence ATGGCCGTCAAAAACCGCTGGTTGGCGCTGGTCGGTCTGACGATCAGCGTCCTCGTCATCGGATTCGACACGACGATCCTGAACGTCGCGCTTCCCACGCTGGCCGCCGAGACCGGCGCCTCCGCGGGCGAGCTGCAGTGGATCATCGATTCGTACGCTGTCGTCTACGCTGCCGCGATGCTCCCGGCGGGCCTTCTGGGTGACCGCTTCGGCCGACGCAAGCTGCTGATCACCGGTCTCGTGATCTTCCTCGGCGGTTCCGTCATGGGAACGTTCGTGGACACGCCGGGCGCGCTGATCGGGGCCCGTACGATCATGGGCCTGGGCGCCGCGCTGATCATGCCGCTGACGCTGTCGCTCATCCCGACCCTCTTCAAGGGCGAGGAGCAGACCAAGGCCATCGCGATCGTCACCGTGGGTGTCTCGATCGGTCTGCCGCTCGGCCCTCTGATCAGCGGCTGGCTGCTCGACCACTTCTGGTGGGGCTCGGTCTTCGTCATCAACATCCCGCTGGTCGCCGTCGGCATCCTGGCCGCCGTCCTGCTGATCCCCGAGACCAAGGACCCCACGGCCCCCAGGATCGACATCATCAGCGCGGTGCTGGGCATCCTCGGCCTGGGTGCCCTCGTCTACGGCGTCATCGAAGCGCCCGCCGAGGGCTGGGGCGACCCCGTCATCCTCGCCACCATGACCGGCGGCGCGCTGATGCTCGTCGGCCTCGTGCTGCGCGAGAAGCGCCAGCCCCGCCCGATGGTGGACCTGGAACTGCTGCGGAACCCCACCTTCGGCTGGAACACGCTCTTCCTCATCCTCGGCATGTTCGTCTTCATGGGCCTGCTGTTCGTGCTGCCGCAGTACCTCCAGGTCATCCAGGGCAACGACGCCTTCGGCACCGGCCTGCGCCTGATGCCGCTGATGGCCGGCATGATCGTCGTCGCCAGGATCGTGCCGCCGCTGTCCGTCAGATTCGGCACCCGCCCGCTGGTGGTCACCGGTCTGCTCATCATGTCCACGGCGATGTTCATCGGCAGCGCCACGGACGAGAACACCGGCTACGGCTACGCGGTGGTGTGGATGGTCCTGGTCGGCCTGGGCACCAGCATGGTGATGGTGCCGGCCCTGGACACCGCCCTGGGGGTGCTGCCCAAGGGCAAGGAGGGCACCGGCAGCAGCCTGAGCACCACCCTGCGCCAGGTCGGCGGCGCCGTCGGCATCGCCCTGCTGGGCAGTGTCCTCAACGCCGTGTTCACCAACGAGATCGACACCGGCGGGGTGCCCGCACAGGCGGCCGAGACCGCCGAGGAGTCCGTGGTCGCCGCGCAGGCGGTCGCCGCGCAACTGGACATGCCGCAGCTCGCGCAGTCCGCCGAGTCCGCCTTCGTCAGCGGCATGAGCGCCGTGCTCCTGATCTGCGGCATCGCCGGCGTCGTCGCGGCCGTCCTCGCCGTCCTCAAACTCCCCGACAGCCGGGAGAACAGGACCGCCGAGGACAAGCCGGCGGACACCGAAGACGTCACCCTGGACAAGACCGACACCAAGCCCGGCGCCGAGACCGGTGCCGGGGGCGAAGAGAAGGCGGGGCAGCCGTTGACCGAGGCGCTGTCCGACGCGGCGGACGGCGCGGGCAAATGA
- a CDS encoding FAD-dependent oxidoreductase yields the protein MYRKHRIVVLGAGYAGAYTAGNLARRLSPADTEITVVNAEPVFVERLRMHQLATGQQIRARRLADVFAGTGVRLRLGRVTAVDPARRTVSVTGGPGARSAAHDTLAHDTLGYDTLVYALGSHVADHGVPGVAEHAFNVTGRPAALRLRERLDGLAAGSTVLVVGEGLTGIETAAEIAEARPGLPVTLAARGALGAQLSAGARQHLHETFHRLGVTVREHTCVDAVEAARVRAADGSFLEADATVWTAGFTVPAIAAACGLETTASGQIVVDGTMRSLSHPEVYAVGDSVHATGDNGLPMPMSCASAGSTSRQAVEAITARLTGRPVANTRMDYFGNHISLGRRDGILQLVDDQARARSGYLGGRMAARIKAGVLKGSMWGVFHPTLGKPTRRRRLATTPRERTGQSAGSRLG from the coding sequence ATGTACCGCAAGCACCGCATCGTCGTCCTGGGGGCCGGGTACGCCGGGGCCTACACGGCCGGGAACCTGGCCCGCCGCCTGTCCCCCGCGGACACCGAGATCACCGTGGTCAACGCGGAGCCGGTCTTCGTCGAGCGGTTGCGCATGCACCAGCTCGCGACCGGCCAGCAGATCCGGGCGCGCAGGCTCGCGGACGTGTTCGCGGGCACCGGGGTACGGCTGCGGCTGGGGCGCGTCACCGCCGTCGACCCCGCGCGGCGGACCGTCTCGGTCACCGGCGGGCCGGGCGCCAGGAGCGCCGCCCACGACACCCTCGCCCACGACACCCTCGGCTACGACACCCTGGTCTACGCGCTGGGCAGTCACGTCGCCGACCACGGCGTTCCGGGCGTGGCCGAGCACGCCTTCAACGTCACCGGCCGTCCCGCGGCGCTGCGGCTGCGTGAACGGCTGGACGGTCTGGCCGCCGGTTCGACCGTGCTGGTCGTCGGCGAGGGCCTGACCGGCATCGAGACGGCCGCCGAGATCGCCGAGGCCCGGCCCGGGCTGCCGGTCACGCTGGCGGCCCGCGGTGCGCTGGGCGCCCAGCTCTCGGCCGGTGCCCGCCAGCACCTGCACGAGACCTTCCACCGCCTGGGTGTCACCGTCCGGGAGCACACCTGCGTCGATGCCGTCGAAGCGGCGCGGGTGCGCGCGGCCGACGGCAGCTTCCTGGAGGCTGATGCGACCGTGTGGACCGCCGGGTTCACCGTCCCGGCCATCGCCGCCGCCTGCGGCCTGGAGACCACCGCAAGCGGGCAGATCGTCGTCGACGGCACCATGCGCTCGCTCTCCCACCCGGAGGTCTACGCCGTCGGTGACAGCGTCCATGCGACCGGTGACAACGGGCTGCCGATGCCGATGTCGTGCGCCTCGGCGGGCTCCACCAGCCGGCAGGCGGTCGAGGCGATCACCGCACGGCTGACCGGGCGGCCGGTGGCGAACACCCGGATGGACTACTTCGGCAACCACATCAGCCTCGGCCGGCGGGACGGCATCCTGCAGCTCGTCGACGACCAGGCGCGGGCGAGGTCCGGTTACCTGGGCGGCCGGATGGCGGCCCGGATCAAGGCCGGGGTCCTGAAGGGCTCTATGTGGGGTGTCTTCCACCCGACCCTCGGCAAGCCGACCCGCAGGCGCCGGCTGGCCACCACGCCGCGGGAGCGTACCGGGCAGAGCGCCGGCAGCCGCCTAGGGTGA
- a CDS encoding sigma-70 family RNA polymerase sigma factor, whose translation MDSTATDRFDTGRFEASRDRLASLAYRLLGSAADAEDAVQDAFLHWQAADRGRIRVPEAWLTKIVTNLCLDRLRSAQARRERAAGVRLPEPLLDGDPMLGPADTFEQRESVSLAVLTLMEHLSPVERAVYVLREAFSCSHAEITEILGITESASQQHLHRARRRLTAARHGGSAADPASARRIVEEFLAAATSGRTDHLVALLTDDATAVTDGAGLTTRLLRYDTPERIAAVARAGFAPAAARRRFAGGALAFHYGYVNGSPAVLAVRGQDVVGAVAFDLSNGRIAAVCGIAAPGRLTRLAGAWRRHGPDTPLIAAW comes from the coding sequence GTGGACAGCACCGCCACCGACCGTTTCGACACGGGCCGGTTCGAGGCCAGCCGCGACCGGCTGGCCTCGCTGGCGTACCGGCTGCTCGGCTCCGCCGCCGACGCGGAAGACGCCGTGCAGGACGCGTTCTTGCACTGGCAGGCCGCCGACCGCGGGCGGATCCGGGTCCCCGAGGCATGGCTGACGAAGATCGTCACCAATCTGTGCCTGGACCGGCTCCGCTCGGCGCAGGCGCGCCGCGAACGCGCGGCCGGTGTCCGGCTGCCCGAACCGCTCCTGGACGGCGACCCCATGCTCGGCCCCGCCGACACCTTCGAGCAGCGCGAGTCCGTCTCGCTGGCGGTGCTGACGCTGATGGAGCACCTCTCCCCCGTCGAGCGGGCCGTCTACGTGCTGCGTGAGGCCTTCTCGTGCAGCCACGCGGAGATCACCGAGATCCTCGGCATCACCGAATCCGCCAGCCAGCAGCACCTCCACCGGGCCCGGCGGCGCCTGACCGCCGCGCGCCACGGCGGCAGCGCGGCCGATCCCGCGTCCGCGCGCAGGATCGTCGAGGAGTTCCTCGCCGCCGCCACCTCCGGGCGCACCGACCATCTGGTGGCGCTGCTGACCGACGATGCCACCGCCGTCACCGACGGCGCGGGGCTGACCACCAGGCTGCTGCGCTACGACACCCCGGAGCGCATCGCCGCCGTCGCGCGGGCCGGGTTCGCCCCCGCCGCCGCGCGGCGGCGGTTCGCCGGCGGCGCCCTGGCCTTCCACTACGGGTACGTCAACGGCTCCCCCGCCGTGCTGGCCGTGCGCGGCCAGGACGTCGTCGGCGCCGTGGCGTTCGACCTCAGCAACGGCAGGATCGCCGCGGTGTGCGGCATCGCCGCACCCGGCCGTCTGACCCGCCTGGCCGGCGCCTGGCGGCGGCACGGGCCGGACACGCCGCTGATCGCCGCGTGGTGA
- a CDS encoding MFS transporter, which translates to MSTNPEQAAPADGSGGDALDARRLRLILITVSMALMAVLASVSGLNVAQTHMAVDLDTSHETILWIINIYTLTLAALLLPLGAIGDRLGRKPTLLAGLGLFGVASVVAALAPSAEIMLAARVVSGIGAATIMPITLAVITSTFPEEQRAKAIGVWTGVAGAGGMLGMFLSALLVDVADWRWLFALPVALTVAALAMTMKSVPNSHERSGHAFDTTGALVSTVAVVGFIFALQEGPERGWTEPVILLGLAAGILATAGFVLWELSRRDAALLDVRLFRERGLAGGSIMLVVVFGVQAGTFVVLFPFFQAVLDWSALLAAAALMPMAITMMMASSLAPRMATQWGPRPTMAAGTVLTGVSLALMATFVSVDDGYLSILPGLVVMGVGLGLTMVPSTEAITRSLREEKQGVASALNDVTRELGTALGVAMLGAILTAGYRSAIDDELTGVPEGAAESAREGVANAIEASGSAGPQAPGLIDAARQSYVDGWQQAMWVGVVVMAVLLVYIVFRGPDKPAPEPVADKAEGAEAVAAG; encoded by the coding sequence ATGAGTACGAACCCCGAACAGGCGGCACCCGCCGACGGGAGCGGCGGGGATGCGCTGGACGCGCGTCGCCTGCGTCTGATCCTGATCACCGTCTCGATGGCGCTGATGGCCGTCCTCGCGTCCGTCTCCGGGCTGAACGTCGCCCAGACGCACATGGCCGTCGACCTCGACACCTCGCACGAGACGATCCTGTGGATCATCAACATCTACACCCTCACCCTGGCCGCGCTGCTGCTGCCGCTCGGCGCGATCGGTGACCGTCTGGGCCGCAAGCCCACACTGCTCGCGGGGCTGGGCCTCTTCGGGGTGGCGAGCGTGGTGGCGGCGCTGGCGCCGAGCGCCGAGATCATGCTGGCCGCGCGGGTGGTCAGCGGCATCGGCGCGGCGACGATCATGCCCATCACGCTGGCCGTCATCACCTCCACCTTCCCCGAGGAGCAGCGGGCGAAGGCGATCGGCGTGTGGACCGGTGTGGCCGGGGCCGGCGGCATGCTGGGCATGTTCCTGTCCGCCCTTCTCGTCGACGTCGCCGACTGGCGCTGGCTGTTCGCCCTGCCCGTGGCGCTGACCGTCGCGGCCCTGGCGATGACGATGAAGTCGGTGCCCAACTCCCACGAGCGTTCCGGCCACGCCTTCGACACCACCGGTGCGCTGGTGTCCACCGTCGCCGTGGTCGGCTTCATCTTCGCGCTGCAGGAGGGGCCGGAGCGCGGCTGGACCGAGCCGGTGATCCTGCTCGGCCTGGCCGCCGGCATCCTTGCCACGGCCGGGTTCGTGCTGTGGGAGCTGAGCCGCCGCGACGCCGCGCTGCTGGACGTGCGCCTGTTCCGCGAACGGGGCCTGGCCGGCGGGTCGATCATGCTGGTCGTGGTCTTCGGTGTGCAGGCGGGCACCTTCGTGGTCCTCTTCCCGTTCTTCCAGGCCGTGCTCGACTGGTCGGCGCTGCTGGCCGCGGCGGCGCTGATGCCCATGGCGATCACGATGATGATGGCCTCGAGCCTGGCGCCGAGGATGGCCACGCAGTGGGGGCCCCGCCCGACGATGGCCGCGGGAACCGTGCTGACCGGCGTCAGCCTGGCGCTCATGGCGACGTTCGTCTCCGTCGACGACGGCTACCTGTCGATCCTGCCGGGCCTGGTCGTGATGGGCGTCGGCCTGGGCCTGACGATGGTGCCCTCCACCGAGGCCATCACCCGCTCGCTGCGGGAGGAGAAGCAGGGCGTCGCCTCCGCCCTGAACGACGTCACCCGTGAACTGGGCACCGCCCTGGGCGTCGCCATGCTCGGGGCCATCCTGACGGCCGGCTACCGCAGCGCCATCGACGACGAACTGACCGGTGTGCCCGAAGGGGCCGCGGAGAGTGCACGGGAGGGCGTCGCCAACGCCATCGAGGCCTCGGGCAGCGCGGGCCCGCAGGCACCGGGCCTCATCGACGCGGCACGGCAGTCCTACGTCGACGGATGGCAGCAGGCCATGTGGGTGGGCGTCGTCGTCATGGCCGTCCTGCTCGTCTACATCGTCTTCCGCGGCCCGGACAAGCCCGCCCCCGAGCCCGTCGCGGACAAGGCGGAGGGCGCCGAGGCCGTAGCGGCCGGATGA